From a single Agrobacterium tumefaciens genomic region:
- a CDS encoding pirin family protein, producing the protein MSFFPGNDPVAGDAFACDAIENLIIPRTSDIGGFAVRRALPTRQRRLVGPFIFFDRMGPAILKAGEALDVKPHPHIGLSTVTYLFDGEIKHRDSLGTELVIRPGDINLMTAGRGIVHSERTPENLRGHPLSMSGLQTWLALPDHMEEIAPAFAHTAKEDMPLIDIKGASGRVVIGEFEGLTSPVSAFTDTLYVDLSLEPGVKFPFSADHEERAIYILSGSLDVAGDIFAADQLLVFRPGDDITLQAGSNGCHIMIFGGAALNQRRYIWWNFVSSSKERIEQAKQEWRTGRFDIVPGDEEEFVPLPEG; encoded by the coding sequence ATGTCCTTTTTTCCCGGTAACGATCCCGTCGCGGGTGATGCTTTTGCCTGCGACGCCATCGAGAACCTCATCATTCCCCGCACCAGCGATATTGGCGGCTTTGCGGTGCGCCGCGCGCTTCCCACGCGGCAGCGGCGTCTCGTCGGCCCCTTCATCTTTTTCGATCGCATGGGCCCGGCGATCCTGAAGGCCGGTGAGGCGCTGGACGTCAAACCGCATCCGCATATCGGGCTTTCCACCGTCACCTATCTGTTCGACGGCGAAATCAAGCATCGCGACAGTCTCGGCACCGAGCTTGTCATCCGCCCCGGCGATATCAACCTGATGACGGCCGGGCGCGGCATCGTGCATTCGGAACGCACGCCGGAAAATCTGCGCGGCCATCCGCTTTCCATGTCCGGCCTGCAGACCTGGCTTGCCCTGCCTGACCATATGGAAGAAATCGCCCCCGCCTTTGCCCATACGGCCAAGGAAGACATGCCGCTGATCGATATCAAGGGCGCTTCCGGCCGCGTGGTGATCGGCGAGTTCGAAGGCCTCACCTCTCCGGTTTCGGCCTTTACCGATACGCTTTATGTCGATCTTTCGCTGGAGCCGGGGGTAAAATTTCCCTTCTCCGCCGATCATGAGGAGCGGGCGATCTATATTCTGTCCGGTTCGCTGGATGTCGCAGGCGATATTTTCGCCGCCGACCAGTTGCTCGTCTTCCGGCCCGGCGACGACATCACGTTGCAGGCCGGCAGCAATGGCTGTCACATCATGATCTTTGGCGGGGCGGCGCTCAATCAGCGCCGCTACATCTGGTGGAACTTCGTTTCGTCATCAAAAGAACGCATAGAGCAGGCCAAACAGGAGTGGAGAACCGGACGCTTCGACATCGTTCCCGGCGACGAAGAAGAGTTTGTCCCTTTGCCGGAAGGTTGA
- a CDS encoding exodeoxyribonuclease VII small subunit, translating into MTENANTADVSGYSFEKAVAELESIVARLERGDVALDESIAIYERGEALKKHCETLLNAAEKRIEKIRLDRAGKPQGVEPLDGE; encoded by the coding sequence ATGACGGAAAATGCCAACACAGCCGATGTCAGCGGTTATTCCTTCGAAAAAGCCGTCGCCGAGCTGGAAAGCATTGTCGCACGCCTGGAACGCGGAGACGTGGCGCTGGACGAATCAATCGCCATCTATGAGCGCGGCGAGGCCCTGAAAAAGCACTGCGAGACGCTGCTGAATGCCGCTGAAAAGCGAATCGAGAAAATCCGTCTCGACCGCGCCGGAAAACCGCAGGGCGTGGAGCCGCTGGACGGGGAGTGA
- a CDS encoding histone deacetylase family protein: MATRLYEHPIFLEHITPEGHPERPDRLRSLNIALEHPNFERLERKEAPQANEDAVLLAHPEEHLLAVMRQIPQEDGEINRIEADTYASPKSLQAALTGIGAAMAAVDDVFTGAADNVFVAARPPGHHAETAKAMGFCLFNNVAIAARHAQKKHGAERIAIIDWDVHHGNGTQDIFWNDTSVLFCSTHQMPLYPWSGDKNETGVKNNIVNAPLSPNTGSEYFREAFKSRVLPAIADFSPDLILISAGFDAHHRDPLAQINLVGEDFDWATGRLLEMADKYASNRVVSLLEGGYDLEGLAESAAMHILRMMKG, translated from the coding sequence ATGGCGACGCGTTTATACGAACATCCGATCTTCCTGGAGCATATCACGCCCGAAGGCCACCCCGAGCGGCCGGATCGTCTACGGTCGCTGAACATCGCGCTCGAACACCCGAATTTCGAGCGGCTGGAACGCAAAGAAGCGCCGCAGGCGAATGAGGATGCGGTCCTGCTGGCGCATCCGGAAGAACATCTGCTTGCCGTCATGCGCCAGATCCCGCAAGAGGATGGCGAGATCAATCGCATCGAGGCGGATACCTATGCCTCACCGAAAAGCCTGCAGGCGGCGCTGACCGGCATCGGCGCAGCCATGGCGGCGGTGGACGACGTGTTTACCGGTGCGGCCGACAATGTTTTCGTCGCCGCCCGCCCGCCCGGCCACCATGCGGAAACCGCAAAGGCCATGGGCTTCTGTCTTTTCAACAATGTGGCCATCGCCGCCCGTCATGCTCAGAAAAAACATGGCGCAGAGCGCATCGCCATCATCGACTGGGACGTGCATCACGGCAACGGCACGCAGGACATCTTCTGGAACGACACGTCAGTGCTGTTCTGTTCCACCCACCAGATGCCGCTTTACCCGTGGAGCGGCGATAAAAACGAAACCGGCGTGAAGAACAATATCGTCAACGCCCCGCTTTCTCCCAACACCGGCAGCGAATATTTCCGCGAGGCGTTCAAATCCCGCGTGCTGCCGGCGATTGCCGATTTTTCACCCGATCTCATCCTCATCTCCGCCGGTTTCGACGCGCATCACCGCGATCCGCTGGCGCAGATCAATCTGGTGGGTGAGGATTTCGACTGGGCAACGGGCCGGCTTCTGGAAATGGCCGACAAATACGCCTCGAACCGGGTCGTCAGCCTGCTTGAAGGCGGTTATGATCTGGAAGGGCTGGCAGAATCGGCAGCCATGCATATTTTGAGAATGATGAAGGGTTGA
- a CDS encoding biotin transporter BioY, producing the protein MTTRDLVLISLFSAIIIALGLLPPITLGFIPVPITAQSLGVMLAGVVLGAKRGTLAVLLTILIAAIGLPVLSGGRGGLSIFTTPTTGFLIGWIAAVFVTGYLSEKFVHRGQSALTQGVGFFIASLIGGVVVLYAFGITYLALVVGLGFEKAFMGSLAFIPGDALKAVLAALAGRAVMAGYPLLPQRA; encoded by the coding sequence ATGACGACCCGCGACCTCGTGCTGATTTCGCTGTTTTCCGCCATTATCATCGCACTCGGGCTTCTGCCGCCGATCACGCTCGGCTTCATCCCCGTGCCGATCACCGCGCAGTCGCTCGGCGTCATGCTGGCCGGTGTCGTGCTGGGCGCGAAACGCGGCACACTCGCGGTTCTGCTGACGATCCTGATTGCCGCTATCGGCCTGCCGGTCCTGTCAGGCGGACGCGGCGGCCTTTCGATCTTCACCACGCCGACCACGGGCTTCCTGATCGGCTGGATCGCAGCGGTTTTCGTTACCGGTTATCTCTCGGAAAAATTCGTGCATCGCGGCCAATCTGCACTGACGCAGGGCGTCGGTTTCTTCATCGCCAGCCTGATTGGCGGCGTGGTCGTGCTTTATGCTTTCGGCATCACCTATCTGGCGCTCGTCGTCGGGCTTGGTTTCGAAAAGGCCTTCATGGGTTCGCTCGCCTTCATTCCGGGCGATGCGCTGAAGGCCGTGCTTGCCGCACTTGCCGGCCGCGCCGTGATGGCCGGTTATCCGCTTCTGCCGCAGCGCGCCTGA
- a CDS encoding energy-coupling factor transporter transmembrane component T family protein has product MKSLHVEGTGWLYRVSPRIKLLALMGFSIALFLTRDLLVLACATVLATLILGATRLPLREIGLRLRPVMLTILLVAAFSYLLLPAHDATVNLLRLTALALLATAVTITVSISQFMDEITLAAAPLERLGLVKAADIGLAVGLVVRFVPEIVNRYHAVRDAHRARGLPVRMTTIIVPLVIMTLKDADAIADAIDARGFRGQSLAPDNHPEF; this is encoded by the coding sequence ATGAAATCGCTGCATGTCGAAGGCACCGGCTGGCTCTACCGCGTCTCGCCGCGCATCAAGCTTCTGGCGCTCATGGGTTTCAGCATCGCATTGTTCCTCACGCGCGATCTGCTGGTTCTCGCATGCGCGACGGTTCTGGCCACCCTTATTCTGGGCGCTACGCGGCTGCCCCTCAGGGAGATCGGCCTGCGGCTGCGGCCGGTGATGCTGACCATTCTCCTCGTCGCCGCCTTCAGCTACCTGCTGCTTCCGGCGCATGATGCGACCGTCAATCTTTTGCGGCTGACGGCGCTCGCGCTTCTCGCCACCGCCGTCACCATCACCGTCAGCATTTCGCAATTCATGGACGAAATCACGCTTGCCGCCGCCCCGCTGGAAAGGCTGGGGCTGGTGAAGGCTGCCGACATAGGGCTCGCAGTCGGGCTGGTGGTGCGCTTCGTGCCTGAAATCGTCAACCGTTACCATGCGGTGCGTGATGCGCACCGGGCGCGCGGCCTGCCGGTGCGCATGACAACCATCATCGTGCCGCTCGTCATTATGACGTTGAAGGATGCCGATGCCATTGCCGACGCCATTGACGCGCGCGGTTTCAGAGGCCAAAGCTTGGCGCCAGACAACCATCCGGAGTTTTGA
- a CDS encoding energy-coupling factor ABC transporter ATP-binding protein produces MEIRFDAAGVAFEGRQALQPLSVTLTERRIGVIGLNGSGKTTFARLINGLNKPSEGKVSVNGLDTVSDAKAVLQAVGFIFQNPQNQIILPIVRDDVAFGLKRLGLAKAETENRVKAVLARLGISHLEERRAHELSGGELQLAALAALLVTDPQILILDEPTNQLDLKNRTVVEKTMAALSQSLIVITHDLPLLEGFDRVLAFHEGALVADATPEEAVARYLEVASR; encoded by the coding sequence TTGGAAATCCGTTTCGACGCCGCCGGTGTCGCTTTCGAGGGTCGGCAGGCCCTGCAGCCGCTGTCTGTGACATTGACGGAACGTCGCATCGGCGTGATCGGCCTCAATGGTTCTGGCAAGACCACCTTTGCGCGGCTGATCAACGGGCTGAACAAGCCAAGCGAAGGCAAGGTTTCGGTGAACGGCCTCGACACCGTGAGCGACGCCAAGGCGGTCTTGCAGGCGGTCGGCTTCATCTTCCAGAATCCGCAGAACCAGATCATCCTGCCGATCGTGCGCGACGATGTTGCCTTCGGTCTCAAGCGACTCGGTCTCGCCAAGGCTGAAACTGAAAACCGGGTGAAAGCCGTTCTTGCCCGGCTTGGCATTTCTCATCTTGAAGAGAGACGCGCGCATGAGCTTTCCGGCGGTGAGCTGCAACTTGCGGCGCTGGCCGCCCTTCTCGTCACCGATCCGCAAATCCTCATCCTCGACGAGCCGACCAACCAGCTTGATCTCAAAAACCGGACTGTCGTGGAAAAGACCATGGCGGCGCTTTCGCAGTCGCTCATCGTCATTACCCATGATCTGCCGTTGCTTGAAGGCTTCGACCGGGTGCTGGCTTTTCATGAAGGCGCGCTGGTCGCCGACGCTACCCCCGAAGAAGCGGTGGCGCGCTATCTGGAGGTGGCATCGCGATGA
- a CDS encoding winged helix-turn-helix domain-containing protein — MVIKVSNEAARRIFLARQGLSSPPGKALSKDGLLQLITDIGFVQVDSIGTVERAHHQIIFSRNQTYRRDHLTTLLEKDRALFEHWTHDASIVPTEFYPYWKHRFRRREPIIQERWRKWHGEGFDAAFGETLERIAATGPVLARELKEEGYQSGGWWNWHPSKTALEYLWHTGKLAIAGRVNFQKVYDLAERVIPGEHHETEVEHAEFVDWACRQALKRLGFATHGEIAAFFDLVTPQEARDWVKSHRDELCEVSLLASDGDTARPSYAFAGFTADLTDVPEPSARVRVLSPFDPLLRDRNRTERLFGFYYRIEVFVPEPKRQYGYYVFPLLEGDRVIGRIDMKADRKRSTLDVRRLWLEPGVRASAGRLEKLDAELVRLAKFTRVESVNYLEGWREEN; from the coding sequence ATGGTGATCAAGGTTTCAAACGAAGCGGCAAGACGAATTTTTCTGGCGCGGCAAGGGCTTTCCTCGCCGCCCGGCAAGGCGCTTTCCAAGGATGGGCTGCTGCAGCTCATCACCGATATCGGTTTTGTGCAGGTGGACAGCATCGGCACGGTGGAGCGCGCCCACCACCAGATCATCTTCTCCCGCAACCAGACCTACAGGCGTGACCATCTGACGACGTTGCTGGAAAAGGACCGCGCGCTTTTCGAGCACTGGACACATGATGCTTCCATCGTGCCGACGGAGTTTTATCCCTATTGGAAACACCGCTTCCGCCGCCGCGAGCCGATCATTCAGGAGCGCTGGCGCAAATGGCACGGTGAAGGCTTCGATGCCGCTTTCGGCGAAACGCTGGAGCGCATCGCCGCAACCGGCCCGGTTCTGGCGCGGGAGCTGAAGGAGGAGGGGTACCAGTCCGGCGGCTGGTGGAACTGGCATCCCTCCAAGACCGCGCTCGAATATCTCTGGCACACCGGCAAGCTCGCGATTGCCGGCCGCGTAAACTTCCAGAAGGTCTATGATCTTGCCGAACGGGTCATTCCCGGTGAGCACCACGAAACCGAGGTGGAGCATGCGGAATTCGTCGACTGGGCCTGTCGGCAGGCGCTGAAGCGGCTGGGTTTCGCCACCCATGGCGAAATCGCCGCGTTTTTCGATCTCGTCACCCCGCAGGAGGCGAGGGACTGGGTCAAAAGCCATCGCGACGAACTCTGCGAGGTCTCACTTCTTGCAAGCGATGGCGACACTGCTCGCCCGTCCTATGCCTTTGCCGGTTTCACCGCCGACCTGACCGACGTGCCGGAACCTTCCGCCCGCGTCCGTGTCCTCAGCCCCTTCGATCCGCTATTGCGTGACCGAAACCGCACGGAGCGGCTGTTCGGCTTTTATTACCGCATCGAGGTCTTCGTGCCCGAGCCGAAACGGCAATATGGCTATTATGTCTTCCCGCTTCTGGAGGGCGACCGCGTGATTGGACGCATCGACATGAAGGCGGATCGCAAGCGCAGCACGCTGGATGTTCGGCGCCTGTGGCTGGAACCGGGCGTGCGTGCCTCGGCGGGTAGGCTGGAGAAGCTTGATGCGGAACTGGTGAGGCTGGCGAAGTTTACCCGGGTGGAGAGCGTGAACTACCTGGAGGGCTGGCGGGAGGAAAACTGA
- the ribB gene encoding 3,4-dihydroxy-2-butanone-4-phosphate synthase, protein MAYDQKRVVDAIRAFEAGEIVVVTDDDDRENEGDLIISAVHCTPEKMALIVRHTSGIVCAPMPREEAKRLNLNAMVAENDSAHTTAFTVSVDFKHGTTTGISADDRTLTVRNLANPNVGASDFTRPGHIFPLISREGGVLMRSGHTEAAVDLCRLAGLPPIGVISELVNDDGSVMRGPQVLDFADTHGMKHVSVADLIAYRQRKETLVEMESSFTIETPFGPAKAQTYSLPWDPMQHMAVIFGDIRDGVDIPVRLHPENVADDVFGDRQPVRHYMQKIAEEGRGVIVYLREGSVGVGQVAGRRKARDPDEAHAQARSRENEWLEIGLGAQILKDLGISSIKLLTTRERHYVGLEGFGIQISATDIC, encoded by the coding sequence ATGGCCTATGACCAGAAACGCGTTGTCGACGCCATCCGCGCTTTCGAAGCCGGGGAAATCGTTGTCGTGACCGATGATGACGACCGTGAGAACGAAGGCGATCTGATCATTTCGGCGGTTCACTGCACGCCCGAGAAAATGGCGCTGATCGTGCGTCATACCTCCGGCATCGTCTGCGCGCCCATGCCGCGCGAGGAGGCCAAACGGCTGAACCTCAACGCCATGGTGGCGGAAAATGACAGCGCCCATACGACGGCCTTCACCGTCAGCGTCGATTTCAAGCACGGCACCACGACGGGCATTTCCGCCGACGACCGCACCTTGACGGTGCGCAACCTTGCCAACCCCAATGTCGGCGCATCCGATTTCACCCGGCCGGGCCATATCTTCCCGCTGATTTCCCGCGAGGGCGGCGTCTTGATGCGCTCCGGCCATACCGAAGCGGCGGTCGATCTCTGCCGGCTCGCCGGCCTGCCGCCCATCGGCGTCATCAGCGAGCTGGTGAATGACGACGGCAGCGTGATGCGCGGCCCGCAGGTTCTGGATTTCGCCGACACGCACGGCATGAAACACGTTTCCGTCGCCGATCTCATCGCCTATCGCCAGCGCAAGGAAACGCTGGTGGAGATGGAATCCTCCTTCACCATCGAGACGCCCTTCGGGCCGGCCAAGGCGCAGACCTATTCCCTGCCCTGGGATCCAATGCAGCACATGGCGGTGATTTTCGGTGACATCAGGGACGGCGTCGACATTCCTGTTCGCCTTCACCCGGAAAACGTCGCCGACGACGTGTTCGGCGACCGCCAGCCGGTGCGGCACTACATGCAGAAGATCGCCGAGGAAGGCCGCGGCGTCATCGTTTATCTGCGCGAAGGCTCCGTCGGCGTCGGCCAGGTGGCCGGCCGGCGCAAGGCGCGCGATCCGGACGAGGCGCATGCGCAGGCCCGTTCGCGCGAAAACGAATGGCTGGAAATCGGTCTCGGCGCTCAGATCCTGAAAGATCTCGGCATCAGCTCCATCAAGCTGCTGACCACCCGCGAACGGCATTATGTCGGTCTTGAAGGCTTCGGCATCCAGATTTCGGCGACGGATATCTGCTGA
- the aroC gene encoding chorismate synthase, translated as MSHNSFGHLFRVTTWGESHGPSLGCVVDGCPPGLRFTLAEVQHWMDKRKPGQSRFVTQRREDDIVKVLSGVMLDDDGETMITTGTPISMLIENTDQRSKDYGEIAKRFRPGHADFTYDLKYGIRDYRGGGRSSARETAARVAAGAIARKVVPSLNVRGALVQIGKHRINRDNWDWDQVDQNPFFCPDAAMVPVWEEYLDGIRKAGSSIGAVVEVVAEGVPAGIGAPIYAKLDQDIASSLMSINAVKGVEIGEGFASAELSGEENADQMRMGNDGKPIFLSNHAGGILGGIATGEPVIARFAIKPTSSILTERLSIDTDGNNVDVRTKGRHDPCVGIRAVPIGEAMVACTVADHYLRDRGQTGRL; from the coding sequence ATGTCGCATAACAGCTTCGGTCATCTATTTCGCGTTACCACCTGGGGAGAAAGCCATGGGCCGTCACTTGGCTGCGTGGTGGATGGCTGCCCGCCCGGCCTGCGCTTCACGCTTGCCGAGGTGCAGCACTGGATGGACAAGCGCAAACCCGGCCAGAGCCGTTTCGTCACCCAGCGTCGCGAAGACGACATCGTCAAGGTTCTCTCCGGCGTGATGCTGGATGACGACGGCGAGACGATGATAACGACGGGCACGCCGATTTCCATGCTGATCGAAAACACCGACCAGCGTTCCAAGGATTACGGCGAGATCGCCAAGCGGTTCCGTCCCGGCCATGCGGATTTTACCTATGACCTGAAATACGGCATTCGCGACTATCGCGGCGGCGGACGCTCCTCCGCGCGTGAGACGGCGGCGCGTGTCGCCGCCGGTGCAATTGCCCGCAAGGTGGTGCCTAGCCTCAATGTGCGCGGTGCGCTGGTGCAGATCGGCAAGCACAGGATCAATCGCGACAACTGGGATTGGGATCAGGTTGACCAGAACCCGTTCTTCTGCCCCGATGCCGCCATGGTGCCGGTGTGGGAAGAGTATCTCGATGGCATCCGCAAGGCCGGCTCCTCCATCGGGGCCGTCGTCGAAGTGGTGGCGGAAGGCGTTCCGGCCGGCATCGGCGCGCCGATCTACGCCAAGCTCGATCAGGATATCGCCTCCAGCCTGATGTCGATCAACGCCGTCAAGGGCGTGGAGATCGGCGAAGGTTTCGCCTCCGCCGAGCTTTCCGGCGAGGAAAATGCCGACCAGATGCGCATGGGCAATGACGGCAAGCCGATCTTCCTCTCCAACCATGCCGGCGGCATTCTCGGCGGCATTGCGACCGGTGAGCCAGTCATCGCGCGTTTCGCCATCAAGCCGACTTCCTCCATTCTGACGGAGCGCCTGTCCATCGATACCGACGGTAACAATGTCGATGTGCGCACCAAGGGCCGTCACGACCCCTGCGTCGGCATCCGCGCCGTGCCGATCGGCGAGGCGATGGTGGCCTGCACCGTTGCCGACCATTATCTGAGGGATCGCGGCCAGACCGGCCGGCTTTAG
- a CDS encoding DUF1344 domain-containing protein, translating to MRMMIAALLATANLLMPINSYAQSVDVEGTISKIDANGLSITLNDGKTYRVPEEFNFEGLKAGVKVVVFYTEVDGKRVVDDLQVVQ from the coding sequence ATGCGTATGATGATTGCCGCCCTTCTGGCCACCGCCAACCTCCTGATGCCCATCAACAGCTACGCCCAGAGCGTCGATGTGGAAGGCACGATCAGCAAAATCGATGCGAATGGGCTGAGCATTACGCTCAACGACGGCAAGACCTATCGCGTGCCGGAAGAGTTCAATTTCGAAGGCCTGAAAGCCGGCGTCAAGGTCGTCGTTTTCTACACGGAAGTGGATGGCAAACGCGTGGTCGACGATCTTCAGGTCGTGCAGTAA
- a CDS encoding histidine phosphatase family protein, giving the protein MLVYVIRHGQTDWNAIRRLQGQKDIPLNDFGRQQAVGNGRLLARLLGEQATDFDYVASPLGRTRETMELMRGAMGLDPLAYRTDDRLIEVSFGDWEGQTLPELKKEFPDRVKARKANKWDFIPPGQDAESYEILSWRIGAWLSSVEVPTICVCHGGVIRSIFRLVSGMDKDEASRTQIPQDQILKVEIDGNSAEWIS; this is encoded by the coding sequence TTGCTCGTTTATGTGATCCGTCACGGACAAACGGACTGGAATGCGATACGCCGGCTTCAGGGCCAGAAAGACATTCCGCTCAACGATTTCGGCCGCCAGCAGGCGGTCGGCAATGGCAGGCTTCTGGCGCGCCTGCTGGGAGAACAGGCCACGGATTTCGATTACGTGGCAAGCCCGCTCGGGCGCACGCGCGAGACCATGGAACTGATGCGCGGCGCGATGGGTCTAGACCCCCTTGCCTACCGCACCGATGACCGCCTGATCGAAGTCTCCTTCGGCGACTGGGAGGGGCAGACCCTGCCGGAACTCAAAAAGGAGTTTCCCGACCGGGTGAAGGCGCGCAAAGCCAACAAGTGGGATTTCATTCCCCCCGGCCAGGACGCCGAAAGCTATGAAATCCTCTCCTGGCGCATCGGCGCATGGCTTTCCTCCGTCGAGGTGCCGACGATATGCGTCTGCCATGGCGGCGTCATCCGCTCGATTTTCCGGCTGGTATCAGGCATGGACAAGGACGAGGCGTCGCGGACGCAGATCCCGCAGGACCAGATCTTGAAGGTCGAGATCGACGGGAATAGTGCGGAGTGGATTTCGTAA
- the fabI gene encoding enoyl-ACP reductase FabI produces the protein MAQASGLMAGKRGLIMGVANNRSIAWGIAKACADAGAELALTWQGDALKKRVEPLAQELGAFMAGHCDVTDLETIDAVFASLEKHWGKIDFVVHAIAFSDKDELTGRYLDTSRDNFNRTMDISVFSLAAVAKRAEPIMNDGGSIITLTYYGAEKVMPNYNVMGVAKAALEASVRYLAVDLGNRGIRVNAVSAGPIKTLAASGIGDFRYILKWNEYNAPLKRTVSIEEVGKSALYLLSDLSTAVTGEIHHVDSGYHTIGMKAVDAPDISVVKD, from the coding sequence ATGGCTCAGGCATCCGGCCTCATGGCTGGCAAACGCGGCCTCATCATGGGCGTCGCCAATAATCGTTCAATCGCTTGGGGCATTGCCAAGGCTTGCGCGGACGCAGGCGCGGAACTCGCACTCACCTGGCAGGGCGATGCGCTGAAGAAGCGCGTCGAGCCGCTCGCGCAGGAACTCGGCGCCTTCATGGCTGGCCACTGTGACGTGACGGACCTCGAGACGATCGATGCCGTTTTTGCTTCGCTGGAAAAACACTGGGGCAAGATCGACTTCGTTGTGCACGCCATTGCGTTTTCCGACAAGGACGAGCTGACGGGTCGTTACCTCGACACCAGCCGCGACAATTTCAACCGCACCATGGATATTTCCGTCTTTTCGCTGGCCGCTGTCGCCAAGCGCGCGGAGCCTATCATGAATGATGGCGGCTCGATCATCACGCTCACCTATTACGGTGCCGAGAAGGTCATGCCGAACTATAACGTCATGGGCGTGGCCAAGGCCGCTCTTGAGGCCAGCGTGCGTTATCTCGCCGTCGATCTCGGCAATCGCGGCATCCGCGTCAACGCCGTTTCCGCCGGCCCGATCAAGACGCTTGCCGCTTCCGGCATCGGCGATTTCCGCTACATCCTGAAGTGGAACGAATATAATGCGCCGCTGAAGCGCACCGTTTCCATCGAGGAAGTCGGCAAGTCGGCGCTTTACCTGCTATCGGACCTTTCGACCGCCGTGACAGGTGAAATCCACCATGTCGATTCCGGTTACCACACCATCGGCATGAAGGCGGTGGATGCGCCTGATATTTCGGTGGTGAAGGACTGA
- a CDS encoding DnaJ C-terminal domain-containing protein: MRDPYSILGVKRDARHEEIKAAWRTKAKTVHPDANRDDPDASARFAEIGQAYDLLKDPKKRDLYDQARQAAEKKKRGETIMQQREAAREAAERARAAEKLMEELARADARNRAQTGQKTDGKPETAEDIVERIFGADAQNDPKVQQAAEAAKAAASGTKSDIPGTGETAQSATVDDKSTSASLAGNLFSALVRRFRTPQPVPEKAPDITAEATITVADLLERKWVTIGLAEEREARFQLEPGMTDGHVVRLKGQGLKLPGMARGDLAVTLLAARDDAFSVRGFDIHTTLPISLGDAVLGCETKVRTPLGEENLSIPAWSGSDRMLRLAGKGLADGKGEYGDLVIELRIVLLEKPDEKVTDLMRHMREGLYL; the protein is encoded by the coding sequence ATGCGCGATCCATATTCGATCCTCGGCGTGAAACGTGACGCCCGCCATGAGGAAATCAAGGCTGCCTGGCGCACGAAGGCGAAAACCGTCCATCCGGACGCCAATCGCGACGATCCCGATGCTTCGGCGCGATTCGCCGAAATCGGGCAGGCTTATGACCTTTTGAAAGACCCCAAAAAGCGCGATCTTTACGATCAGGCCCGGCAGGCGGCTGAGAAGAAGAAGCGTGGCGAAACCATCATGCAACAGCGGGAGGCGGCGCGGGAGGCTGCCGAACGTGCCAGGGCAGCTGAGAAGCTGATGGAGGAACTGGCCCGCGCCGATGCCCGCAACCGGGCGCAGACCGGCCAGAAAACCGACGGGAAACCTGAAACGGCCGAGGATATCGTCGAGCGTATTTTCGGGGCCGATGCGCAGAACGACCCCAAGGTGCAACAGGCGGCGGAAGCGGCCAAGGCTGCGGCCAGCGGCACGAAAAGCGACATTCCGGGAACGGGTGAAACGGCACAATCGGCCACCGTTGACGACAAATCCACATCCGCCTCGCTTGCCGGCAATCTTTTTAGCGCCCTCGTGCGCCGGTTCCGCACGCCGCAGCCGGTTCCGGAAAAGGCACCTGATATTACAGCCGAAGCCACCATCACGGTTGCCGATCTTCTGGAGCGCAAATGGGTTACCATTGGGCTTGCCGAAGAGCGGGAAGCCCGTTTCCAGCTTGAGCCCGGCATGACCGACGGCCATGTGGTGAGGCTGAAGGGACAGGGGCTGAAACTTCCGGGAATGGCACGCGGCGATCTTGCCGTGACCTTGCTTGCCGCACGCGACGACGCCTTTTCCGTTCGCGGCTTCGATATTCACACGACTTTGCCGATCTCGCTTGGTGATGCGGTGCTGGGCTGCGAAACGAAAGTCCGCACCCCGCTTGGCGAGGAAAATCTCAGCATCCCGGCATGGTCCGGCTCGGACCGCATGCTGCGGCTTGCCGGCAAGGGCCTTGCCGATGGCAAGGGTGAATATGGCGATCTCGTCATCGAATTGCGTATCGTTCTGCTCGAAAAGCCGGATGAAAAGGTGACTGACCTCATGCGCCACATGCGCGAAGGCCTCTATTTGTGA